The following DNA comes from Synechococcus sp. CC9616.
CGCTGGTGTGGAGTCTTTGGTGGCTAAAGATTGCCCGGAGGGTCTTCTCGGAGCTTTCCATGAAGGACGGCAGGTGTTGCTGATGTGCGGCAACAACCTCCCGGATGATCCGGCCTACGTCTGGGTGGTGCTTGCCCATGAATCCGCCCACGTCATGCAGTTCTGCAACGGCGGACCGTTGATGCCTGCCGCCCTGCTGACCCAGGAAATGGACCGAGCACGTCGGACGACTCCCGATGCATTTCATGAGTTGAAGCTCTATCACGTGAGTCAGCATCACGTCGAAGTCGAAGCTCGTCTGGTGCAGGCGTTGCCCCCGGATGAGGTGGAAGCTCTGTTCCATCGACACTGCGGCGATCGGCTTGAGCGCTGAGGTCCTTGCAGAACGGCATCGCGACAACTGGCTTGTGGTGGTGGAGAAACCTGCTGGACTGCTCAGTCAGCCTGGACTTGGAGCGGATCAGCAGGATTCCTTGATCACGCGCCTGCAACAGAAAGAACCTGACCTGCAGCTTGTTCATCGTCTAGATCGCGATACGTCGGGGGTGTTGTTGCTGGCCCGTGGGAAAGACGCCTTGCGCCGCTGCAGTGCCCTGTTTGCCAGCCGGCATGTCCGAAAGCTTTACGTCGCTGATGTGATGGGAATCATGCTGGGTAGCGGAGCGATCCATGGTCCATTGGCGCGTTTGCAGCGTCATCCGCCGCGTTATGGCTTCCATCCGTCTGGTCGTCCTGCCCGGACCCGCTGGAGAGTGCAGCGGTCACAATTGGGTTCGACCCGTTTATGGCTGGTTCCACTGACCGGTCGTTCCCATCAGCTGCGCTCCCATCTGGCCGAGCGCGGTCACCCGATCGTGGGTGATCCCATCTACGGCGCTCGAGGCTCCTCACGTCTTCAATTGCACGCCGTCGCTCTTGCCTTCCGACATCCCTTCACCGGTCAGAGATGTCGCTTCCTTTCTCGGAACCCGTTGCCATGTCCATCCCCGCAGAACTGATCGGCTATGGCGCTGCAGCGTTAACCACCGCGAGCTTCTTCCCTCAGGCCGTCAAGACTCTGAAGAGCGGAGACACCCGGGCGATTTCCCTGGGGATGTACACCCTGTTCACCTGTGGCGTGACGTTATGGACCATTTACGGCGTCATGGCCGGTGATGGTCCTGTGATCGCCGCCAACGTGATCACCCTGATCCCCGCAGCGGTGGTGTTGCAACGCAAGCTGGCGGATCAGCTGCGATAACTCTGACGGGCGGGAATCGGATAAGGGATCCGGCGATGACGCATCCGCCGCCACACCCGTACAAATGCCTTCACGACAAGTTCCATTTCCGCTCGACTCAGGGAGCTTTTGCGGAGCTGACCGTCACGTAATCGGGCCTCCGCGATGGAGCGGACGGTCTCGACAGCCTGTTTCTCGGACGTGTCTGGAGGCAGTGAGCGCAAGGCTGCTTCACAGCCATCGGCCAGCATCAGCACCGCCGTTTCCCGTGATCGAGGCGCCGGTCCGTGATAACGGAAGCGATCTTCATCCACGCCGGGGTCGCGCTCCCTGGCCTTGTGAAGGAAGTAGCCCATCTTCAAGGTGCCCTGATGTTCGGGGATGAAATCCGCCAATGGACGGGGTAGCCGGTGACGACGTGCCAGCTTCAGGCCTTCATCTACATGGGCCTGCAACACGGCGGCGCTGGCGATCGGATCGTCCAGTTCGTCGTGGGGGTTGGGGCCGCCTTTCTGGTTTTCAATGAACCAGTCGGGTGCGTGAAGTTTGCCGACGTCGTGATACAGCGATCCTGTCTTGATCAGGTCCACATCAGCTCCGATGGCTCGAGCCCCTTCCTCAGCAAGCCCGCAAATCATCAGGGTGTGTTCGAACGTGCCGGGAGCTTCCGAGGAGAGTCGGCGCAGCAAAGGACGTTCCTGGTCTGCCAGCTCCAGCATCCGTGCGCGGGTCAGCAGCCCAAATGATCCCTCCAGGATTGGAATCAAAAGCAGGGCGGTCATCAGCAGCAGACCCAGCACCAACGCCTCTGTTGCCAGCTC
Coding sequences within:
- a CDS encoding RluA family pseudouridine synthase, whose product is MRWKLCSIDTAAIGLSAEVLAERHRDNWLVVVEKPAGLLSQPGLGADQQDSLITRLQQKEPDLQLVHRLDRDTSGVLLLARGKDALRRCSALFASRHVRKLYVADVMGIMLGSGAIHGPLARLQRHPPRYGFHPSGRPARTRWRVQRSQLGSTRLWLVPLTGRSHQLRSHLAERGHPIVGDPIYGARGSSRLQLHAVALAFRHPFTGQRCRFLSRNPLPCPSPQN
- a CDS encoding SemiSWEET family sugar transporter; this encodes MSIPAELIGYGAAALTTASFFPQAVKTLKSGDTRAISLGMYTLFTCGVTLWTIYGVMAGDGPVIAANVITLIPAAVVLQRKLADQLR